One region of Pleuronectes platessa chromosome 18, fPlePla1.1, whole genome shotgun sequence genomic DNA includes:
- the ccn2b gene encoding CCN family member 2b encodes MCVETSAPFSLFLLVIASTMARDCSQPCACPADFPLCPLGTSLVLDGCGCCKVCAKQLGEPCSMLEPCDHLKELYCDYALLSDTETGICMAQEGQTCDLGGVVYRSGESFQPSCKHHCVCMNGEIGCVPMCASDIRLPSLDCPYPRRIQIPGRCCEEWICEQVPQDHHYQSVIAGASQIHPLPSSNPESIFRQASPYGPQGESHKDNCIVQTTQWSECSATCGMAVSSRITNDNQRCQLERQTRICMVRPCNSRLVKEIKKGKKCVRTPKAQRGMHFELSGCSSTRLYKPKFCGVCTDNRCCTPHTTITAEVEFRCPEGDIFMKKMMFIKTCSCHHDCPHDNDIFLASNTRRMIGDYDNNM; translated from the exons ATGTGTGTAGAAACTTCAGCCCCGTTCTCTCTTTTCCTGCTTGTTATCGCTTCG ACAATGGCCCGGGACTGCTCCCAGCCCTGCGCTTGCCCTGCAGACTTCCCACTCTGCCCATTGGGGACCAGCCTGGTCCTGGATGGCTGTGGCTGCTGTAAGGTGTGTGCCAAGCAGCTGGGGGAGCCCTGCTCCATGCTGGAGCCCTGTGACCATCTTAAAGAGCTCTACTGTGACTACGCTCTGCTGAGTGACACTGAGACTGGCATCTGCATGG CTCAAGAGGGTCAGACGTGTGACCTAGGAGGGGTGGTCTACCGCAGTGGGGAGTCCTTCCAGCCCAGCTGTAAgcaccactgtgtgtgtatgaatggagAAATCGGCTGTGTGCCAATGTGTGCCAGTGACATCCGGCTGCCCTCCCTCGACTGCCCATACCCACGCCGGATCCAGATCCCCGGGAGATGCTGTGAGGAGTGGATATGTGAGCAGGTGCCTCAGGACCACCACTACCAGTCAGTGATTGCCG GAGCCTCTCAGATTCATCCCTTGCCCTCTTCAAATCCTGAATCAATCTTCAGGCAGGCTTCTCCCTATGGGCCACAAGGAGAGAGTCACAAAGATAATTGCATAGTCCAAACTACACAGTGGAGTGAGTGCTCGGCCACCTGTGGCATGGCCGTCTCATCCCGTATCACCAACGACAACCAGCGCTGCCAGCTGGAGAGGCAGACCAGGATCTGCATGGTCCGGCCCTGCAACAGCCGACTTGTGAAAGAAATCAAG AAAGGGAAGAAATGTGTCCGGACACCAAAGGCCCAGCGAGGGATGCACTTTGAACTGTCAGGCTGCTCTAGCACCAGGCTGTACAAACCTAAGTTCTGCGGCGTCTGTACAGACAATCGCTGCTGCACGCCTCACACCACAATCACAGCCGAGGTGGAGTTCCGCTGTCCAGAGGGAGATATCTTCatgaagaagatgatgtttATCAAGACCTGCTCCTGTCATCATGACTGTCCTCATGATAACGACATCTTCCTGGCATCCAATACTCGGAGGATGATTGGGGATTATGACAACAATATGTGA